TCATTTACCGTTCCCGGCTGAAACCAGAATGTTTTAAATCCCTTTTTCTGCGCTTCTTCTGCCACTGGAGGAACATCAACAGGTCTTCTGAAAACATCTACAATATCTATCTCATCCGGTATCTCGGATATTTTCCTGTAAACTTTTTCTCCTAATATTTCCTGTCCTGCGTATTTAGGATTTACAAAATAGAGTTTAAATCCGTAATTCTTAAGTACCTCAGAAACAAAGTAGGAAGGTCTTGAAGGATCAGAAGATATACCTACTACAGCTACTTTTTTCTGCTTTTTTAAAATATCTTTTATCTCTTCATCACTTTTAATGATAGGCATGACAGCTCTCCTTTTTCTTTTTATTTTAAGACCTGATAAGAAAATATTATATGAATGTTCTCATATTGTTTTGATTGTGGTCATTGTCAGTTCAGTTTATTGGAATTAATTTTTGAGTATGGAAAAAATTCTTAGCCTTTTTGAAACCTATCCTCTTGAATACGATTTCAGCCAGATTATTCTAATTTTATTTTTAACTGCTTTTTTTCTTTCTGTGATTTACTTTTTTATAAAGGTTCCACTCTACCTGAAACCTCTAAAAAACATTAAAAAGACAGAAAAGCCATTCCAGCTCAATCTCTCCAACTCTAAAGAAACAGCTTACAGAGTAACATTCCTGATACACAAATACTCTACTCCCTATAATGAAGAGCTTCTTAAGAGACTTGAAAAATTCAAATATAAAAAAGATGTAGATGAGTTAGATAAAGATACTATTGATCTGATATCAAAATTTATGGAGTATGTGAGAAAGAATAATGGTGGAATTTAAATATTTGATATTTTTAGTTCCGGGAGTTATCACAATTATATGTGTGATTGTATGCTCTATTATATATAGAAGCTCAAAGATTACTTACTTTCCCCACATAGAACTTTTTGGAAAACCAGTGAGGTATATTTCCAGATACATACCGTACCTTGTTGTTATTCTGGTGATTCTTCTCACGGCTATTGCAGTACATCCATACAGAACAGAAAAATTATTTACACAGAAAAAGGTTTATAACATCGTTGTATGTCTTGACGTAAGCAACTCCATGAAAGAAAAAAGAAAATTAGAGATAGCAAAAAATGTGCTGAGGGATTTTGTTTTAGAAAGAGATATAGAGGATAGAATAGGGATAGTTGTTTTTGATAATCTTCCGTTCAGGGTTGTCCCTTTAACAACAGATAGAGGAAAGATACTCAGACTGATACCTAAGATTCATCCTGCAATGGTTGATATTGGAGGAACTTCTATGTATGATGCCCTTATAGATGCACTTGATATGTTTAATCCTGCACTGAAAAATAAGATAGTTATCTTGCTGTCTGATGGAGGAGATATAAACAGTAAAAACACTATTGAAGATGTTATCCTGAAAAATAGAACTGTAAAAGCCAAGATTTATACTATAGGAATCAGCAGTGGCATTCATTCTTTTGCGCTTGAGAGACTTGCTTACTCATCAGGAGCAAAGCCTTTTTTTGTGACAGGAGATTACAGAGAAGCTCTTCAAGGGATCTTTAGAGAGAT
This genomic stretch from Persephonella hydrogeniphila harbors:
- a CDS encoding vWA domain-containing protein — encoded protein: MIFLVPGVITIICVIVCSIIYRSSKITYFPHIELFGKPVRYISRYIPYLVVILVILLTAIAVHPYRTEKLFTQKKVYNIVVCLDVSNSMKEKRKLEIAKNVLRDFVLERDIEDRIGIVVFDNLPFRVVPLTTDRGKILRLIPKIHPAMVDIGGTSMYDALIDALDMFNPALKNKIVILLSDGGDINSKNTIEDVILKNRTVKAKIYTIGISSGIHSFALERLAYSSGAKPFFVTGDYREALQGIFREINRLEPSFVQEYSYEVEKPVDFYLKILAFLVGSVILVKILTKREI
- a CDS encoding CoA-binding protein, which gives rise to MPIIKSDEEIKDILKKQKKVAVVGISSDPSRPSYFVSEVLKNYGFKLYFVNPKYAGQEILGEKVYRKISEIPDEIDIVDVFRRPVDVPPVAEEAQKKGFKTFWFQPGTVNEEVAKELSEKGYNVVVDRCMKVEAMRLLED